The proteins below come from a single Biomphalaria glabrata chromosome 10, xgBioGlab47.1, whole genome shotgun sequence genomic window:
- the LOC106052982 gene encoding uncharacterized protein LOC106052982, with product MAERKEDFDIALYNIILLGKTGNGKSATGNTILGNDLFHSKASTASCTKCCTLECAQFLHQDGAVLVRVVDTPGLIDTVDSQADILCRICEAMSLCPEGFNALVIVLRFASRWTKDELEALRILKRTFGPELMKYCIIIMTHGMNFDTEYENKPDNLTFMEWCKEQTNPPELFQLFQECDYRIVLFYNKGKYEKEKKESVAKFWELIEKRQGRYTNLHFSKCVEEREKLILELKLPQLKPKIQEKISLLKGELLKAMESDQVRNVLPFKKRAKQLIEELKKENRGNSLDDFTDTLENVILEVDEIQNIDAAERNRYFKLVDKYLRKKSYLEGFEFPKTVWRCIVEFFHMVTNPSYYIDKQVVYIAIKTHVAALEKQIKDIKDKLKKSLSQRRLPYKEVTEVGLSHQLEDKGMFENVSF from the coding sequence ATGGCTGAAAGAAAGGAAGACTTTGATATAGCACTATATAACATCATATTACTGGGGAAAACTGGAAATGGCAAAAGTGCTACAGGAAATACAATTTTAGGAAACGATTTATTTCACTCAAAGGCAAGTACAGCCTCCTGCACTAAATGCTGCACCCTGGAGTGCGCCCAATTCCTCCATCAAGATGGTGCTGTTTTAGTACGTGTTGTAGACACTCCAGGGCTGATAGACACAGTGGACTCTCAGGCCGACATTTTATGTAGAATCTGCGAAGCCATGAGTTTGTGTCCTGAGGGTTTCAACGCTCTCGTCATTGTATTGAGATTTGCAAGCAGGTGGACAAAGGACGAGCTAGAAGCTTTAAGAATCCTCAAACGTACTTTTGGGCCTGAGCTTATGAAATACTGCATAATTATTATGACACATGGGATGAATTTTGACACAGAGTACGAAAATAAGCCAGACAATTTAACATTTATGGAATGGTGTAAAGAACAAACGAATCCACCCGAACTCTTTCAACTATTTCAAGAATGTGATTACAGAATAGTCCTATTCTATAACAAAGGGAAGTATGAAAAGGAGAAAAAAGAATCTGTCGCTAAATTTTGGGAGCTCATTGAGAAAAGACAAGGCCGCTACACCAATCTTCATTTTTCCAAATgtgtagaagaaagagagaaactgaTACTGGAACTGAAGCTTCCACAGCTGAAACCGAAAATTCAAGAAAAAATAAGTTTATTGAAAGGAGAGTTACTAAAAGCCATGGAAAGTGATCAAGTCAGAAACGTTCTGCCATTTAAAAAACGAGCTAAACAACTGATTGAGGAACTCAAGAAAGAGAACAGGGGAAACAGTTTAGATGACTTTACAGACACCTTAGAAAACGTGATTTTGGAAGTTGatgaaattcaaaatattgATGCGGCCGAGCGAAACAGATATTTTAAATTAGTGGATAAATATTTAAGGAAGAAAAGTTATTTGGAAGGATTTGAATTTCCCAAGACCGTTTGGAGATGCATAGTTGAGTTTTTTCATATGGTTACGAATCCCTCATATTATATTGATAAACAAGTAGTTTATATTGCAATAAAAACACACGTAGCTGCccttgaaaaacaaataaaagacaTAAAAGACAAACTTAAAAAATCTTTATCCCAACGAAGGCTTCCATATAAGGAAGTTACAGAAGTAGGCCTAAGTCATCAATTAGAGGACAAGGGGATGTTCGAGAATGTATCCTTCTAa